Proteins encoded together in one Coffea arabica cultivar ET-39 chromosome 2c, Coffea Arabica ET-39 HiFi, whole genome shotgun sequence window:
- the LOC113739080 gene encoding uncharacterized protein gives MEKSLWKQRSRVKWLALGDHNTKFFHLVVKQRHMQSVIRRIQKPNGEWVSENALIGEEAVWCFSSLFSLEDAPEVRDMVDVISWLVSMEDNKRLEEVPSLEEVRQTVCEMDGNNAASLDSFSSRFFSAAWGIVGGDVYNVVLSFFCGAELPRRITTTSIVLLPNV, from the coding sequence ATGGAAAAGTCGCTGTGGAAGCAAAGATCTCGGGTCAAATGGCTGGCTCTAGGTGATCATAACACTAAGTTCTTCCACTTAGTGGTCAAGCAACGGCATATGCAATCAGTAATCCGTCGTATTCAAAAACCTAACGGGGAATGGGTTAGTGAGAATGCGCTCATAGGTGAGGAGGCGGTATGGTGTTTTTCCTCGTTATTCTCGTTGGAGGATGCCCCTGAGGTGAGGGATATGGTCGATGTCATCTCTTGGCTAGTATCAATGGAGGACAATAAGCGGTTGGAGGAGGTACCGTCCTTGGAAGAAGTGAGGCAGACGGTATGTGAAATGGATGGGAACAATGCTGCGAGTCTTGACAGCTTCTCCAGTAGGTTCTTCTCCGCTGCTTGGGGGATAGTTGGTGGTGATGTGTACAATGttgtcttgagtttcttttGTGGTGCTGAGCTTCCTAGGCGAATCACTACTACCTCCATTGTCTTGTTGCCCAATGTGTAG